The stretch of DNA AGGCGAGCCAGGATCTCAGTCAGTTGGCGGTGGAGCTGCAGGGAATCGTGGGTGGCTTCAAGATCTAAGTCGCCAAGCACGAGAAGGAGCTCAGCATGGGTGCCACTAAACAACAGGTCAAATCCCAGTATCACGCGGATCCGGACATGAGCGTGGATAGCCTGGGGGAAAATGCGGCAGACGATCTCCTGCAGTTCGTGATCTGCCGGATCGGAAGTGAGGAGTTTGCGGTCGATGTCCTGAGCGTGCAGGAGATCAACCGGATTGTGGAGGTCACGCGTGTTCCGAAGACTCCCCCCTATGTGGAGGGGGTCATCAATCTTCGAGGCCGCATTATTCCCGTGCTGGATTTGCGAAAACTGTTCGGCCTCAGCGGGGCTCAACAGACCACTCAGACTCGAATTGTGGTGGTATCGGTGCAGGCCCGCCTGGTCGGACTAGTCGTCGATTCAGTGGAGGAAGTGTTGCGGGTGCCGAGGAGTGCGATCGAGCCGCCGCCCTCAGTCGGGACGATAGCCGGTGCGGAATTCACCCAGGGAGTAGGACGGATTGATGACCGGCTCCTGATCCTGGTGGATCTGAGCCGACTGCTTCTGGCTCGTGAAGCGGCTTGATGAGACCGAAACGAAGAGCAAGCGGGGTACCGGGAGGGCGGATGATCCCCCTCTCGGCCTCCACTTAGGAACTCAGCGGATGAGAATCGGGCGGGGGATCCGAGCGTTGTCGATTCCTGGTCTCCAGGACGCGCTCAAGCAACTGTAATGATTCCGTCAACACGTCCGATGCACACGTCAGGGTGACATGAAATTGTTGCATGGCTTCGGGCCAGCGCCCTTCCTTCTGCAGGACCTGAAATTTCCGATGCTGCTCATCGAGAATCGCTTGTTTGGCATCAAGCATCAAGCTATCGGCAGGACCCACAAGAGCACCTCCATGCAACAGAATTGTGACTCGATCGCACGCTATCAGAGTGCTTCCGAGAGGCGCAAGCCCACCATTCTGGGTACAGTCGATACACGGCATTCAGAAGCGGTGGTGAGGTAATCGACCAGTGGATATCGCAACAATCTTAGGTGTCGTCATCGCGATCGGGTCCATCCTGGGTGGCCAGGCGCTCGAAGGCGGTCATGTCGGGTCGGTGCTCCAACTCACCGCGTTCATCATCGTGATGGGTGGAACGATCGGCGCGTGTTGTGTGCAAAACCCGCTCTCCGTCGTCTTGAAATCCATCAGTATGGTCACGCTGGCGCTGACCAATCCCCCTCACGACGTCAAGGGAACCATTACTCAGATCCTGGACCTCGCCAACGTGTCACGCAAACAGGGTTTGCTGGCCTTGGAGGGGAAAATAAAGGATTTGCACGACCCATTTTTCAAGAAGGGCGTGCAGCTCATCGTCGACGGGACCGACCCGAAGCTCATCCAAGAAATCTTGGAAATTGAGGTCGAGCACCATGAAGAAGAAGGGGTCCATGCGGCCAAGGTGTGGGAAGCCGCCGGTGGATACGCACCGACCGTCGGAATTCTTGGCGCCGTGCTCGGGTTGATTCACGTGATGGAAAACCTGGCCGACCCATCAAAACTCGGCGGCGGTATTGCGGTGGCATTCGTGGCGACGGTCTACGGTGTCGGCGCAGCCAATCTATTCTTCCTGCCGATCGGCAACAAGATGAAGTTTAAGCTGAAGGAAGAAGCCGGATTGCGGAACATGGTGATTATGGGGCTCGTCGGCCTGGCTCAGGGAGAAAATCCCCGCCTGCTGCAGGAAAAACTCGAAAGTTTCCTCCCTCCACATGAACGGACGAAAGACGACAAGAAATAACGTTGTTTGTCGTGCGTGAAGCCGATCTCGTTTCCCGGTTGAAACGCGTCCCCTTTCACGAGCCACGATTCACGAGTATCCGATGGCAAAAAAGAAACACGAAGAACACGAAAACCACGAACGCTGGCTGGTGTCCTATGCGGACTTCATTACGCTGCTGTTCGCCTTTTTTGTCGTGATGTATTCCGTGTCATCGGTCAACGAAGGCAAATATCGAACGGTCAGCGACTCCATCAAAGCGGCGTTAAATCCGGTAAACAGCACGCCCTCCAGCCGATTACCCTTTACCGTTGGCGACGCGAAGCCAAAGATGATCAATCCCGATATGTCGAGTGCCAACGAACCGGTTATTCGGCGAATGAAAGAAATCTTGCGAAAAATCCATCCGAGCCTTGCCTTGGAAATGCCGGATATCAAGATTGTGGAAACCGGCAATGGCACCATCATGATTTCCCTGCCGGAATCCATTCTGTTCGGAAGCGGGGAGGCGCGGGTGCGATCGGAAGCCTTACCGTTTCTAAAAGCGTTGGCCGAAATCCTGATTGAAATGGACCGCCATGTGCGCATCTTGGGGCACACGGACAACGTGCCGATACGAACGGCGCAATTTCCATCGAATTGGGAACTCTCCGCCCTGCGTGCCGTCATGGTTGTAAGAATCTTCTCAGAGCTCTACGAAATCCCGATATCCCATCTCTCCGCGACCGGATTTGCGGACTCCAAGCCAATCGCCACCAATGATACGCCCGAAGGACGGACGAAGAACCGACGGGTCGAGATTATTGTCCTGGAAAAAAATCTGACTGGAGACAATCTCGATTCGATGCTCCCCGGAGCGAGGACTCCGGCCCAGCCGCTTTGAGAACTGCTGGTGCTTCGGAGTGAAGTGATCTAGGTCTTGTGGGACGATGCATTACGGCATGCCACGTAAGTGTTAAGAATCGCGGGGTTCGGGCCGATAGACCCTAGAAGTAGGACATTTCTTGAAAGGAACTGTCATGACCCTCAAGCCTGCTGGTGACTTAACAATTTTTGAAGTTGGCACTCTGCACGGGGAGATTAAGCAGGCAGGAGCGACGCATCCACAAATCGAGCTGGATCTGTCCGAGGTCGACAAACTGGATGCGTCAGCGATTCAACTGCTGATTGCCATCCGTCGGTCGGAGCGCATGGTGTTGACGGGAATGACGGATGCGCTGCGGGCGCGCATGGCCGAACTGGGTGCGTAACGACTGTCTGATTTCGTCATGATGTACGGGAAACGTCAGCAATGATTTTATACTTGCCGCTATTCTTGGGAGCGTTCGTGGTCGGTGCGTGTCTTTCATGGTTGTGGTGTCAACGACAGATGGCCTCAGCCAGAGAAGCATTGCAGATCACACATGAGGCCATGCTGAAGGAACGTGCGAAGCGTACCATGGCGTGGGAGCAACTTGGGCAATCGACGCTGCCGCTTGTACAAGTACTGAACGCTCAGATGAAAAGTGTGATCGAGCAGACGGAGCAGGCCGCGACCGATTTGGGACAACGATTCGGCATGATTGCCGCCCGAGCGACCGAGCAAGCCAATCAATCCGCGCATCTGTTCGGCGACGGTGAAATGAGCGTGGACACGGTCCTCAAGACCGCCGATACGATGCTGGAAGGGTTTGTCGGTGACGTGATGAAGTCATCGGAAATGGCCCTTCAGATTGCAACCATTATGGACGAGGTCGAGCGGAGTACCAAAGCGATTACCGGGATGATCAGCGAAATTGAGTTTATTGCCGATCAGACACGCTTGCTGGCCCTCAACGCCGCGATCGAAGCCGCCCGGGCCGGAGAGCATGGCCGTGGGTTCGCCGTCGTGGCCGATGAGGTCGCCAAACTGGCGAATCGCTCAGGGCAAGCGGCCAACAGCATCAACAGTCTCGTGAAGAACGTAGAGAAAAACACGGCATTGGCCATGAGCACCGTGGAGAGTCTCGCGTCGGTGGATTTGAGCAAAACCCTGGGGACAAAACATCGGCTCGATCAGATGACCCGGGGCCTAGCCGATCGTAACAATTCGCTGAAGGATGCCGTGATGACGTCAAAATCCCATGCCGATGAACTGGCGCGAGATGTCGGCCAAATCATCATGGCCCTCCAATTTCAGGACATCACAAGGCAAAAACTAGAGCATGTGATTCAACCGCTCACTGAGGTTCGCGCGGTCATGGATGCCTTGATCCAGGGCCAGTCCCATGACCAGGTCGTCAGTAAAATGGATTTCCTTGCAAAGCTTGACCGCAGCTATACGATGGAAGAAGAACGCTCGGTATTTCACCGGGCTGCAATCGGGTACGTCCCTGCGCCATCCCAAGGGAGAGCCCCTGTAGAAGACACCAATGTCACGTTGTTTTAAGTAACGTCGGATCATCAGAAGAATTAAGGAGTGCGCCATGGCGAAAACGGTGTTGGTTGTCGATGATTCTCCCACAATGCGGCAGATGGTGGCATTCACCCTGACCAGCGCAGGCTATCAGGTGGTGGAAGCCGGCAATGGCAAAGAGGCGGTCGGCAAGGTGACCGGCGGAGCCAAGCCAGACCTCGTCGTCACCGACCTGAACATGCCGGAGATGGACGGCATCACCCTAATCAAGGAGATCAGGAAGATGCCGGCGCTCAAGTTCACGCCCATCTTGATGCTGACTACGGAAGCCTCCGATGACAAGAAGAAGGCAGGCCAGGCCGCAGGCGCCACCGGCTGGATCGTGAAGCCCTTCAATCCGGAACAGATGATGGCCGTGATTAAGAAGGTGCTGCCTGGATAAGTAGCCATCTGACAGCCTATGTGAACGAGCCGACGGTACCAGCGATACAGAAGCAGGGGAAACATGAGCACTGACCTCTCACAATTCAAAGATGCCTTTTTCGAAGAATCGCAGGAACACCTGACGACCATCGAAGAGGGATTGCTTCAGCTCGAGCAGCGACCTGACGACATCGATCTGCTGAACCGCATTTTTCGCGGAGCGCATTCCATCAAGGGCAACAGCGGGATGTTCGGTTTCACCGCCGTCTCTCAGTTCACGCACAAGATGGAATCCGTATTGGATCAGTTACGCAGCAGTCAGATGGTGGTGACGGTCGAGATCACAGACATCCTGCTGCAGTCACTGGATTGTCTCAAAACGCTAATTGATTGCGCGCGTGCGGGAGAATCACCCGACGCGGCCCACGTCGAAGCTTTGAGTGTCAGACTCGAAGCGTGCCAAGGCGGATCATCTGCAGGACAAGCCGCGACCGTCTCCGCAGCTGCTCCCCAAGCACATGCTCCGGGCATGCACCGCTATACCATTACCTGGGTGCCACCAGGGTATCTGTTCCAACGGGGATTGGATCCTGGTCAATTCATCAAGGAACTGGCTGGGCTGGGCACTCTGACACATCTGGTCTTGGATGCCAGTCGGTTGCCGGCACTGGCTGAATTGGATGCCGAACTCTGTTACCTCGGGTGGACCCTCGATCTGGAAACCGTCAAGGATCTCAAAGTCATCGAAGCTGTCTTCGATTTCGTGCGCGAGGACAGCATCCTGACGATTGTGGAGAGTCCGGTCGCCGAGCACATCACCCACGTTGCGTCCGACGGCGCAAAGCCATTGGGCGAAATCCTGGTCGAAACCGGTGTGGTGTCACAGTCTCAGCTGAATCAAGCGTTATCCCAGCAAAAAAAGGTTGGCGAAATTCTGGTCGAACAGAAAATGGCCACGCCGGAGCAGATCTCCGAGGCACTCAAGAAGCAGTCTGAAAGCACCGCTCCGGCGAAGAAGGCGGAAACTCCGTCGATCCGGGTCGATACCGTCAAAATCGATCGTCTCATTAACTTGGTCGGAGAATTGGTCATTACCCAGTCGATGCTGAGCGATCTCGGTTCTCGCTTTGAGATGAACCAACTGCCCGTCTTACTGGAGCGCGTCGCACAACTGGAACGGAATACACGCGAGATCCAGGAGCGCGTCATGGGGATCCGCATGGTCCCTATCGGCAATGCATTCAGCAGATTCCCGCGTCTGGTGCGCGACTTGTCGGGTAAATCCGGAAAGAAGATTCAATTGATCCTATCCGGAGAAGAGACCGAACTCGACAAGACCGTGATCGAATCGATCGGCGATCCCTTGACTCACCTTGTCCGCAATTCGGCGGATCATGGCTTAGAACCGCCCGACGAGCGTCTCGCTGCCGGCAAAGCGGAACAAGGCATCATTCGCCTCAACGCCTTTCACGAAGGCGGCAGCATTTGCATTACGGTGGAAGATGACGGGCGCGGGCTGAATCGCGACAAGATTGTCGCGAAGGGGCTCAAGCAGGGATTGATTGCGGAATCCGACAAACTGTCGGATGAGCAGATCTGGATGCTGATCTTTAAGCCGGGCTTCTCCACCGCTGACAAGATCACCGATGTGTCTGGTCGAGGCGTCGGCATGGACGTGGTGAAGCGAAACCTGGAAGGGCTGGGCGGAACGGTCAGCATCAAGACCGTCACGGGCAAAGGCACCACCTTTACCCTCAAGCTCCCGCTCACGCTCGCAATCATCGAGGGCATGACCGTCCGGGTCGGTCGGGACACGTACATCGTTCCGCTCTTGTCGATTCTCGAATCGATTCAGCCTAAGCGCGAGATGCTCAAGACCCTCATCGGAAAAGGGGAGTTGGTCAATGTGCGCGGCACCTATCTTCCCCTTATGCGTTTGTATGAGGTGTTTCAGTTGGAGCCGGAAATCTCGGATCCCACCAAGGCGATACTGTTGATACTCGAAACGGAGGGTGAACGCGTCGCGGTCATGGTCGATGAAATTCTCGGACAACAACAGGTCGTGATCAAGAGTATGGAACAGAACTTCCGGAAAATCGAAGGGGTGGCCGGGGCGACCATTCTCGGCGACGGCACCGTCGGCTTTATTTTGGACGTCCGCGGATTGCTCAACATTGCGCGGGAAGGCACGGCAAAGGCGGCGTAGAGGCAGAGCTCTAGACAAGATCGACGAGAACGATTCCACGAACCGGGCGAGGAGGCTACGATGGCGACACAGGAATTGACAGGAAAAGATTCGAATCAACAAATCGGGCTCACGACGGACGGTAGTCAATTCCTGACCTTCCAGCTGGGGGAAGAACTGTACGGAGTCGACATCCTCCGAGTTCAGGAGATTAAAGGGTATACCGCCGTCACGCGCATTCCCAATACGCCGGCTCACATCAAGGGCGTGCTGAATTTGCGCGGCACCATCGTTCCGATCGTGGAGCTCAGGACGAAGTTCGGCATGCCGACAATCGAATACACCATGTTCACGGTCATCGTGGTTGTGGTCGTGAAAGAAAAAATCATGGGACTCGTGGTGGATGCAGTGTCAGACGTCTTGGATATCGACAAGAAGGACATCCAACCCGCTCCGCAGTTCGGAGCGCAGGTGGACGTGAGCTTCTTAAACGGCATCGGCAAGGCCGGCGACAAGTTGGTGGCATTGTTAGATATGGATCGTCTGTTGACCGATGGCGATATGCAAGAAGCGACGAAAGCTGCAGCCTAATTACTCGAACCAAGGGAGACCAGGACATGGCATTGAATGTTGAATTATTAGAGTCCAGTTTTCAGCTTGTTGCCCCCAAGGGAGAAGAGTTGGTGTCCCGCTTTTATGAGCGGCTATTCAAAAAGTACCCGGCAGTGAAGCCCCTGTTTAAGAAGACCTCGATCAAGGAACAAAAAAAGAAGCTCTTGGCGTCCTTAGTCTTAGTGATTCAGAACATCCGCCGCCCCGAGAAACTCACCCCTGTCCTGCAGGACATGGGAGCCAGGCATGTGGGGTACGGTGTGCAGCCGGCCCATTACGATGCAGTCGGAGAAAATCTTCTGGCCGTTCTCGGTGAAGTGGCCGGATCGGCATGGACACCCCAGGTGAAGCAAGCCTGGACCGAGGCCTACGGAGCGATCAAGACCCTCATGCTTGCTGGAGCAGAGCGTGCACAATCCACACAAGGAGAGAAGACGATGAGTAAGGCAAAAGAAAAGAAGGGCGCCTCTGCTGGAACGGACATGCTGGGATTCTACCTGGGGGCCCTCGATCAATCGCAGAACAACATTCTGCTGTGCGATCGCAATCTGGTGATCACGTATGCCAACTCGACGGCGCAAAAGACGCTCACCACTCTCGAGTCAGAAATCAAGAAAG from Nitrospira sp. encodes:
- a CDS encoding chemotaxis protein CheW produces the protein MGATKQQVKSQYHADPDMSVDSLGENAADDLLQFVICRIGSEEFAVDVLSVQEINRIVEVTRVPKTPPYVEGVINLRGRIIPVLDLRKLFGLSGAQQTTQTRIVVVSVQARLVGLVVDSVEEVLRVPRSAIEPPPSVGTIAGAEFTQGVGRIDDRLLILVDLSRLLLAREAA
- a CDS encoding flagellar motor protein; this translates as MDIATILGVVIAIGSILGGQALEGGHVGSVLQLTAFIIVMGGTIGACCVQNPLSVVLKSISMVTLALTNPPHDVKGTITQILDLANVSRKQGLLALEGKIKDLHDPFFKKGVQLIVDGTDPKLIQEILEIEVEHHEEEGVHAAKVWEAAGGYAPTVGILGAVLGLIHVMENLADPSKLGGGIAVAFVATVYGVGAANLFFLPIGNKMKFKLKEEAGLRNMVIMGLVGLAQGENPRLLQEKLESFLPPHERTKDDKK
- a CDS encoding flagellar motor protein MotB, whose amino-acid sequence is MAKKKHEEHENHERWLVSYADFITLLFAFFVVMYSVSSVNEGKYRTVSDSIKAALNPVNSTPSSRLPFTVGDAKPKMINPDMSSANEPVIRRMKEILRKIHPSLALEMPDIKIVETGNGTIMISLPESILFGSGEARVRSEALPFLKALAEILIEMDRHVRILGHTDNVPIRTAQFPSNWELSALRAVMVVRIFSELYEIPISHLSATGFADSKPIATNDTPEGRTKNRRVEIIVLEKNLTGDNLDSMLPGARTPAQPL
- a CDS encoding STAS domain-containing protein; this encodes MTLKPAGDLTIFEVGTLHGEIKQAGATHPQIELDLSEVDKLDASAIQLLIAIRRSERMVLTGMTDALRARMAELGA
- a CDS encoding methyl-accepting chemotaxis protein, with product MASAREALQITHEAMLKERAKRTMAWEQLGQSTLPLVQVLNAQMKSVIEQTEQAATDLGQRFGMIAARATEQANQSAHLFGDGEMSVDTVLKTADTMLEGFVGDVMKSSEMALQIATIMDEVERSTKAITGMISEIEFIADQTRLLALNAAIEAARAGEHGRGFAVVADEVAKLANRSGQAANSINSLVKNVEKNTALAMSTVESLASVDLSKTLGTKHRLDQMTRGLADRNNSLKDAVMTSKSHADELARDVGQIIMALQFQDITRQKLEHVIQPLTEVRAVMDALIQGQSHDQVVSKMDFLAKLDRSYTMEEERSVFHRAAIGYVPAPSQGRAPVEDTNVTLF
- a CDS encoding response regulator, with the translated sequence MAKTVLVVDDSPTMRQMVAFTLTSAGYQVVEAGNGKEAVGKVTGGAKPDLVVTDLNMPEMDGITLIKEIRKMPALKFTPILMLTTEASDDKKKAGQAAGATGWIVKPFNPEQMMAVIKKVLPG
- a CDS encoding chemotaxis protein CheA; this translates as MSTDLSQFKDAFFEESQEHLTTIEEGLLQLEQRPDDIDLLNRIFRGAHSIKGNSGMFGFTAVSQFTHKMESVLDQLRSSQMVVTVEITDILLQSLDCLKTLIDCARAGESPDAAHVEALSVRLEACQGGSSAGQAATVSAAAPQAHAPGMHRYTITWVPPGYLFQRGLDPGQFIKELAGLGTLTHLVLDASRLPALAELDAELCYLGWTLDLETVKDLKVIEAVFDFVREDSILTIVESPVAEHITHVASDGAKPLGEILVETGVVSQSQLNQALSQQKKVGEILVEQKMATPEQISEALKKQSESTAPAKKAETPSIRVDTVKIDRLINLVGELVITQSMLSDLGSRFEMNQLPVLLERVAQLERNTREIQERVMGIRMVPIGNAFSRFPRLVRDLSGKSGKKIQLILSGEETELDKTVIESIGDPLTHLVRNSADHGLEPPDERLAAGKAEQGIIRLNAFHEGGSICITVEDDGRGLNRDKIVAKGLKQGLIAESDKLSDEQIWMLIFKPGFSTADKITDVSGRGVGMDVVKRNLEGLGGTVSIKTVTGKGTTFTLKLPLTLAIIEGMTVRVGRDTYIVPLLSILESIQPKREMLKTLIGKGELVNVRGTYLPLMRLYEVFQLEPEISDPTKAILLILETEGERVAVMVDEILGQQQVVIKSMEQNFRKIEGVAGATILGDGTVGFILDVRGLLNIAREGTAKAA
- a CDS encoding chemotaxis protein CheW — translated: MATQELTGKDSNQQIGLTTDGSQFLTFQLGEELYGVDILRVQEIKGYTAVTRIPNTPAHIKGVLNLRGTIVPIVELRTKFGMPTIEYTMFTVIVVVVVKEKIMGLVVDAVSDVLDIDKKDIQPAPQFGAQVDVSFLNGIGKAGDKLVALLDMDRLLTDGDMQEATKAAA